The following coding sequences are from one Prochlorococcus marinus XMU1412 window:
- a CDS encoding methyltransferase family protein, which yields MSKFPLKNFFKAAYDLILVFLQFFIISLHFFQWEFLPQRQIIQESPFSYFLGILIIIIAFIIMLVSIKDLGRNLSPFPRPINNSNLVTSGIYRFTRHPMYYSLIFISIGVFIIKLSIYYLFLTIILALIIKLKIALEEKYLMTIFKNYSLYKNKVKV from the coding sequence ATGTCAAAATTTCCGTTAAAAAATTTTTTTAAAGCTGCTTATGATCTAATTCTTGTTTTTTTACAGTTCTTTATTATTAGTCTTCATTTTTTTCAATGGGAATTTCTTCCACAAAGACAAATAATTCAAGAAAGTCCTTTTTCTTATTTCTTGGGTATTTTAATTATCATAATCGCTTTCATAATAATGTTAGTTTCAATTAAAGACTTAGGTAGAAATTTATCCCCTTTCCCAAGACCTATAAATAATAGCAATCTAGTTACTTCAGGTATTTATCGATTTACGCGTCATCCTATGTACTATTCTTTAATATTTATTTCCATTGGAGTTTTTATAATAAAATTATCTATTTATTATTTATTCTTGACAATAATTTTAGCTCTAATAATTAAATTGAAGATTGCCTTGGAAGAGAAATATTTAATGACTATATTTAAGAATTACTCACTTTATAAAAATAAGGTCAAAGTTTAA
- a CDS encoding exodeoxyribonuclease V subunit gamma gives MLNLYKSNKIEVISELLAEELKICPPPINEKLEIAVPNYFLGNWLREQITIKNKISALYELKTISTYTESLLTNFFPAIDMSAWNFESIKWGIIDSLEELNSFKESFPLRNWINKYLDNKKTIDGDIYNLTKKITNNFIDYLIFRPEMIAQWNTYEINSSNLFKNLNSDQFWQPILYKLLEEKISEKPSCLYMFEVIKNLRKIKNVQFQVPNQIYIFSDNNLSKLHINFYSELSKFIKVNLYLLSPGEDLWNRINCLEGELEFDDNESKLNLNNTNIEKIFGKFGANFQKLIDENIYKEGINLKNNLIYLDPTTNFHNKKDIPLLNQIQKRLIDNNSFDFIVSERDDSILLCEHFNQNSQFEYLRNKIIEIINSCENIKYSDIAVLSPQTNLIKPYLRYIFNNELINGEKIPYFFIDEDNNDSSGIYEFLIDITEIASEKITVEKIDYILSKKVTQNIFDFNITEKDEIILLLTQAGFHWGLDDKERLGEEKNTLDWCINRITLGLIYDKEVNISTFNLKPFSCKNISLDLNKWIKILIHLKKYINLIRGSFSYSNWVEKIKFILKSISDSNANFNLEISEINRILDNHAIPLIPDDLILLKVFREILISCINKAKYQSKSRVNKILVSDIENSRHIPHKVIFLIDMNSVNYPKLPKSENINLLKNKYYLGDPSVFEREKYAFLELLIACRDKFIVTWVKNDKNNKKLDVSFPIKELISFFDIFLNQSQRELIIKDSDLNKNQIIDLNKSKIVKSNYSLIKDINWNEKKSDIKNYKLSELIYWFKNPQKYWLNKNNISPKELFIHHPDEEYVSNLQKSQIITKIIQQVEIDNPNIIDDLNELNINDQLAENGIIMPNNSIFTKEKEIKDLLSSLSASLSQHNKINKIYVKLNANKEEYLIADDTVIELINAKLSLSRLTEAWIKLLFISSLKRNIKRTKVIFRKENNYKSQIIQSPGATESNLILEEYINIFKNYSEKCLPLPPESAYKYVEAKIKSKNEKKAFTDKWIGNKNFSKGERDNIEMKMCFGNEKEPDFFLGNNNFDQLSYRLYGPLIKALKK, from the coding sequence TTGCTCAATCTTTATAAGTCAAATAAAATTGAAGTAATTAGTGAGCTGTTAGCAGAGGAATTAAAAATATGTCCTCCGCCTATAAATGAGAAATTAGAAATAGCAGTCCCCAATTACTTTTTGGGGAATTGGTTACGTGAACAAATAACTATAAAAAACAAAATAAGTGCTCTTTATGAATTAAAGACAATATCAACCTATACCGAATCTTTATTGACAAATTTTTTCCCTGCAATTGATATGAGCGCATGGAATTTTGAATCAATTAAATGGGGCATTATTGATTCCTTGGAAGAATTAAATAGCTTTAAAGAATCATTTCCGCTTAGAAATTGGATTAATAAATATTTGGATAATAAAAAGACAATTGATGGAGACATATATAATCTGACAAAAAAGATCACGAATAATTTTATTGATTATCTGATTTTTAGACCTGAAATGATTGCTCAATGGAATACATATGAAATTAATTCATCTAATCTATTTAAGAATTTAAACTCAGATCAATTTTGGCAACCTATTTTATATAAATTATTAGAGGAAAAGATATCTGAAAAGCCATCATGTTTATACATGTTTGAAGTAATAAAAAATTTAAGAAAAATTAAAAACGTTCAATTTCAAGTACCAAATCAAATTTATATTTTTTCAGATAATAACTTATCTAAACTACATATTAATTTTTATTCAGAACTTTCAAAATTTATTAAGGTAAATTTGTATCTATTATCTCCTGGAGAAGATTTATGGAATAGGATAAATTGTCTTGAAGGAGAGTTGGAATTTGATGATAATGAAAGTAAATTGAATTTAAATAATACAAATATAGAGAAAATATTTGGTAAATTTGGAGCAAACTTTCAGAAATTAATTGATGAAAATATTTATAAGGAAGGTATAAATTTAAAAAATAATCTTATTTATCTCGATCCAACAACTAATTTTCATAATAAGAAAGATATTCCTCTTCTTAATCAAATACAAAAAAGACTAATTGATAATAATAGCTTTGATTTTATAGTGAGTGAAAGGGATGATTCAATATTACTTTGTGAGCATTTTAATCAGAATAGTCAATTTGAATATTTAAGAAATAAAATTATAGAAATAATAAATTCTTGCGAGAATATTAAATATAGTGATATTGCTGTTTTATCTCCACAAACTAATTTAATTAAACCTTATCTAAGGTACATCTTTAATAATGAGTTAATTAATGGTGAAAAGATACCTTATTTTTTTATTGATGAGGATAATAATGACTCTTCAGGCATTTATGAATTTCTAATTGACATCACTGAAATAGCAAGTGAAAAAATTACAGTTGAAAAAATAGATTATATTCTTTCGAAAAAAGTAACTCAGAACATTTTTGATTTTAATATAACTGAGAAGGATGAAATTATTTTATTACTTACTCAAGCGGGGTTTCATTGGGGACTAGATGATAAAGAAAGATTAGGTGAAGAGAAAAATACTCTAGATTGGTGTATAAATAGAATTACTTTAGGCTTAATTTATGACAAAGAAGTAAATATAAGTACTTTCAATTTAAAACCATTTAGCTGTAAAAATATAAGTTTGGATTTGAATAAATGGATTAAAATATTAATTCATTTAAAAAAATATATTAATTTGATAAGGGGATCTTTTTCTTACTCGAATTGGGTTGAAAAGATAAAGTTTATATTAAAAAGTATTTCTGATTCTAATGCAAATTTCAATTTAGAAATAAGTGAAATAAATAGAATTCTTGATAATCACGCAATACCTTTAATTCCTGATGATCTTATCTTGTTAAAAGTTTTTAGAGAAATATTAATTTCTTGCATAAATAAAGCTAAATATCAAAGCAAATCACGAGTCAACAAGATCCTAGTAAGTGATATTGAGAATTCAAGGCATATTCCACATAAGGTTATCTTCCTAATAGACATGAATAGTGTTAATTATCCAAAATTACCAAAGAGTGAAAACATTAATTTATTAAAAAACAAATATTATTTGGGTGATCCATCTGTTTTTGAAAGAGAGAAATATGCATTTCTGGAGTTATTAATTGCCTGCAGAGATAAATTTATAGTTACTTGGGTAAAAAATGATAAAAACAATAAAAAATTAGATGTTTCTTTTCCTATAAAAGAGTTAATTTCTTTTTTTGATATTTTCTTGAACCAAAGCCAAAGAGAACTAATAATTAAAGATTCTGATTTAAATAAAAATCAAATAATTGATCTTAATAAATCTAAGATTGTTAAAAGTAATTATTCTTTAATAAAAGATATAAATTGGAATGAAAAAAAATCTGATATTAAAAATTACAAATTATCAGAATTGATTTATTGGTTCAAGAATCCACAAAAATATTGGCTTAATAAAAACAATATTTCTCCCAAAGAATTATTTATTCATCATCCAGACGAGGAGTATGTAAGCAATCTGCAAAAGTCGCAAATAATTACAAAAATAATCCAGCAAGTAGAGATTGATAATCCTAATATTATTGATGATTTAAATGAATTAAATATTAATGATCAATTGGCTGAAAATGGTATTATTATGCCCAATAATAGTATTTTTACAAAAGAAAAAGAAATCAAAGACTTATTAAGCAGTCTATCTGCAAGTTTGAGTCAACATAATAAGATTAATAAAATCTATGTTAAGTTAAATGCGAATAAAGAAGAATATTTAATCGCTGATGATACAGTAATTGAATTAATTAATGCGAAGTTAAGTTTAAGCCGATTGACTGAGGCTTGGATAAAATTACTCTTTATTTCTTCTTTAAAGAGGAATATAAAAAGGACTAAAGTAATTTTTAGAAAAGAAAATAATTATAAATCGCAAATTATTCAATCACCAGGAGCAACTGAATCAAATCTAATTTTGGAGGAGTACATAAATATTTTTAAAAATTATTCTGAAAAATGTTTACCTCTTCCTCCAGAAAGTGCTTATAAATATGTAGAAGCAAAAATAAAATCAAAAAATGAAAAAAAAGCTTTTACAGATAAATGGATTGGTAATAAAAATTTTTCTAAAGGAGAAAGAGATAATATTGAAATGAAAATGTGTTTTGGTAATGAGAAAGAACCAGATTTCTTTCTTGGAAATAATAATTTTGATCAATTATCATACAGATTATATGGTCCTCTAATTAAAGCATTAAAGAAATAA
- a CDS encoding MgPME-cyclase complex family protein, producing the protein MTTYFFVAASEKFLTVEEPLDEILKERMRNYKENNKEVDFWLLKNPSFLQTTQFADLKAKIPSTPAVVLSTDKKFITFLKLRLEFVAVGEFECPNAEIIDPFKVE; encoded by the coding sequence ATGACAACATACTTTTTCGTTGCGGCAAGTGAAAAGTTTTTAACAGTTGAAGAACCACTTGATGAAATTTTGAAAGAGAGGATGAGGAACTATAAAGAAAATAATAAAGAAGTAGATTTTTGGCTCTTAAAAAATCCATCATTTTTACAAACCACCCAATTTGCTGATCTAAAAGCAAAAATTCCATCTACCCCTGCAGTTGTTTTGTCGACTGATAAAAAATTTATAACTTTCTTAAAGCTTCGTTTAGAGTTTGTTGCTGTGGGGGAATTCGAATGTCCTAATGCAGAAATAATTGATCCATTTAAAGTTGAGTAA
- a CDS encoding pyridoxine 5'-phosphate synthase, producing the protein MATLGVNIDHIANVRQARKTVQPDPVQFAFLAELGGADSITVHLREDRRHIQDRDVFLLKETIKTKLNLEMAATQEMLEIAKKILPDYVTLVPEKREEVTTEGGLDLKSNVQYLKKAVGNLKDSNIEVSAFIDPLGEQINYSKEIGFDFIELHTGKYAELSGSEQYKELQRIIESTHLANDLGLVVNAGHGLNYNNVKKIASINNMNELNIGHSIVARALAIGLEKSVREMKSLITSN; encoded by the coding sequence ATGGCTACTTTAGGAGTAAACATTGATCATATTGCAAATGTAAGGCAAGCAAGGAAAACTGTCCAGCCTGACCCTGTGCAATTTGCTTTTTTAGCTGAATTAGGAGGGGCAGATTCCATAACAGTGCATCTAAGAGAAGATAGAAGACATATACAAGATAGGGACGTGTTCCTTCTGAAAGAAACCATAAAAACAAAACTCAATTTAGAGATGGCTGCTACACAAGAAATGTTAGAAATTGCCAAAAAAATTCTTCCTGATTATGTGACGCTTGTACCTGAGAAAAGAGAGGAAGTTACTACTGAAGGCGGGTTGGATTTAAAAAGTAATGTGCAATACCTTAAGAAGGCTGTTGGGAATTTAAAGGATTCAAATATAGAAGTAAGCGCATTTATTGATCCTCTTGGTGAACAGATAAATTATTCCAAAGAAATAGGCTTTGATTTTATAGAATTACATACTGGAAAATATGCTGAACTATCGGGATCTGAACAATATAAAGAGCTCCAAAGGATTATAGAGTCTACACATTTAGCAAATGACCTTGGATTAGTTGTTAATGCTGGTCATGGCCTGAACTACAATAATGTTAAAAAAATTGCATCAATTAACAATATGAACGAGTTGAACATAGGTCATAGTATTGTTGCAAGGGCTTTAGCGATAGGATTAGAAAAGTCTGTACGTGAAATGAAGTCCCTTATCACATCAAATTAA
- a CDS encoding lysophospholipid acyltransferase family protein, whose product MFITQDVVLRFFFRKKKILKNGFSIPINSSIILAPTHRSRWDGLILTMAMGRRVTKKDCRFMVTKSEMRGIQGWFLKRLGCFSINQLSPSLSALRYAIDLIEKGEQLVVFPEGKINRYGKKLVLKEGLYRLARLATKKTTSITIIPIGIAYSKIPPNFRGEFCLSFGKPIPINDYSYFTIKDFNKFLNEKMTQEEEKALKNVGR is encoded by the coding sequence ATGTTCATTACTCAGGACGTTGTTTTGAGATTCTTTTTTAGAAAAAAGAAAATATTAAAAAATGGTTTTTCGATTCCCATAAATTCCTCTATCATTTTGGCTCCAACCCACAGATCAAGATGGGACGGCTTAATACTCACAATGGCAATGGGTAGAAGGGTAACAAAAAAGGATTGTAGATTTATGGTTACTAAATCCGAAATGAGAGGTATACAAGGTTGGTTTTTAAAAAGACTTGGATGTTTTTCAATAAATCAATTATCGCCATCTCTATCAGCTTTAAGATATGCGATTGATCTTATAGAAAAAGGAGAACAACTAGTTGTTTTCCCCGAAGGAAAAATTAACAGATATGGAAAAAAACTAGTTCTCAAAGAAGGACTATATAGATTAGCTAGATTAGCCACCAAAAAAACAACCTCTATTACTATTATTCCAATTGGAATTGCTTACAGCAAAATACCTCCGAACTTTAGGGGCGAATTTTGTTTATCCTTTGGAAAACCAATCCCAATTAATGATTATTCATACTTTACTATCAAGGACTTTAATAAATTTCTAAATGAAAAAATGACCCAAGAGGAAGAAAAAGCATTAAAAAATGTAGGTAGATGA
- a CDS encoding BolA/IbaG family iron-sulfur metabolism protein, giving the protein MITKTEVIKLITKKIPSSQVFVENLKGNDHLQVTVIASEFNGLSLVKQHQLVYSALKEELASEAIHALALKTETPN; this is encoded by the coding sequence ATGATTACTAAAACAGAAGTCATTAAATTAATCACTAAAAAAATCCCAAGTTCCCAAGTTTTTGTTGAAAACCTCAAGGGAAATGATCATTTGCAAGTAACTGTAATTGCATCTGAATTCAATGGATTATCATTAGTTAAACAGCATCAGCTAGTATATTCCGCCTTGAAGGAAGAATTAGCTTCAGAGGCTATTCATGCACTGGCATTAAAAACAGAAACTCCAAATTGA
- the grxD gene encoding Grx4 family monothiol glutaredoxin, with protein sequence MDNLTKDRIQKLIESNPVMVFMKGTKLMPQCGFSNNVVQILNSLGVEFGTFDVLSDFAIREGIKEYSDWPTIPQVYLKGEFLGGSDILIEMYNSGSLKEKIEIELAS encoded by the coding sequence ATGGACAACCTAACAAAAGATAGAATACAAAAACTGATTGAATCTAATCCAGTGATGGTTTTCATGAAAGGGACAAAATTAATGCCTCAATGCGGTTTTTCCAACAATGTAGTTCAAATACTAAATTCTTTAGGTGTAGAATTTGGTACATTTGATGTTTTAAGTGATTTCGCAATAAGAGAAGGTATCAAAGAATATTCAGATTGGCCAACAATTCCTCAAGTTTATCTAAAAGGAGAATTTCTTGGTGGATCAGACATTCTTATTGAGATGTACAACTCTGGATCTCTTAAAGAAAAAATAGAAATTGAACTAGCGTCTTAA
- a CDS encoding DUF6761 family protein encodes MTSFENPKAIRHFQSICDSCQDLVTRFHTPSDLKLYSDGYLQALRNCSSLEQKDQEKLERLIERWILDPSSFIDPDGDGNKGFFDKKRI; translated from the coding sequence ATGACATCATTTGAAAACCCCAAAGCAATTCGTCACTTTCAGTCAATTTGCGATAGTTGCCAGGACTTAGTTACTCGTTTTCATACGCCATCTGATCTTAAATTATATAGTGATGGTTATCTCCAAGCATTGAGGAATTGCAGTAGTTTAGAGCAAAAGGATCAAGAGAAATTAGAAAGATTAATTGAAAGATGGATTTTAGATCCGTCAAGTTTTATTGATCCAGATGGAGATGGAAATAAAGGTTTTTTTGATAAAAAAAGGATTTAA
- a CDS encoding response regulator transcription factor: MQSTEQILASTPGSSQLPTSSQTPSRVLVVEPHPTLRTVLVQRLRQDGHLAAAVGTAAEAIDLCREQSPDLLVSAEILDQNTAMRLAQQLGSSVIVLTARSGVEALVNLLDEGADDVLRKPFGLEELAARCRTLLKRGRIGLQEKVEVGPLEVHLLLRQVTLSEKPVELSPREFALLCALLMPPGMVRSRQELLRMAWPPFSGGPRSVDTQVLTLRRKLEQAGLGEGGGITTVRQQGYRFSIDNI, from the coding sequence ATGCAATCAACTGAGCAAATCTTAGCTTCAACTCCTGGTAGTTCACAATTGCCTACGAGCTCTCAAACCCCTTCTAGAGTTCTAGTTGTTGAACCTCACCCCACACTTAGAACAGTACTTGTGCAAAGGCTTCGCCAGGATGGCCATTTAGCTGCAGCAGTAGGTACAGCTGCAGAAGCTATTGACTTATGCAGAGAACAATCACCTGACTTATTAGTAAGCGCAGAAATCCTCGATCAGAATACTGCAATGAGACTAGCTCAACAACTGGGGTCTTCAGTCATAGTTTTAACGGCAAGATCTGGTGTTGAAGCATTAGTAAATCTATTAGATGAAGGGGCAGATGATGTTCTTAGAAAACCTTTTGGACTTGAAGAGCTTGCAGCACGATGCAGAACACTCCTAAAAAGGGGAAGGATAGGATTACAAGAAAAAGTTGAGGTTGGACCTTTAGAGGTTCATCTTCTTTTAAGACAAGTTACTTTAAGCGAGAAGCCCGTAGAATTAAGCCCTAGGGAGTTTGCACTGCTTTGCGCTCTTTTGATGCCCCCTGGAATGGTAAGAAGTCGCCAAGAGCTCTTAAGGATGGCCTGGCCGCCTTTCAGCGGTGGCCCAAGGTCTGTAGATACTCAGGTATTAACGTTGCGAAGAAAATTAGAACAGGCTGGATTGGGAGAAGGTGGGGGAATAACCACTGTTAGACAACAAGGTTATAGATTCAGTATTGATAATATTTAA
- the crtH gene encoding carotenoid isomerase, which translates to MELNKENFDAIIIGSGIGGLVTASQLAAKGAQVLVLEKYIIPGGSGGSFKRKGYTFDVGASMIFGFGDKGYTNLLTRALKDVNEKCETVPDPVQLEYHLPHNFNISVDKNYEQFISKLSASFPKEKKGIKKFYDTCASVFKCLDSMPLLSIEDPSYLFKVFFKSPLSCLGLARWLPANAGDVARKFIKDPELLKFIDIECFCWSVMPALKTPMINAGMVFTDRHTGGINYPKGGVGTIAEKFVSGIEKLGGKVRYKANVTEILLKDEKAVGVKLSSGEEIYSNIIVSNSTRWDTFGLKDNTKGLISSKNVPKSEYKWSETYKPSPSFVSIHLGVEKNLISDNFNCHHIIVENWDELESEKGVIFVSIPTLLDSSLAPEGKHIVHAFTPSSMSEWEGLSRKEYLQKKEKYFSFLVEKISTILPNLEKNIDHKEIGTPKTHKKFLGRYEGSYGPIPSKKLLGLLPMPFNTTKIQNLYCVGDSCFPGQGLNAVAFSGYACAHKIGAKLNINSFKLPD; encoded by the coding sequence ATGGAATTAAATAAGGAAAATTTCGATGCAATTATTATTGGCTCAGGAATAGGAGGGTTAGTAACTGCTTCACAATTGGCGGCGAAAGGAGCTCAAGTATTAGTTCTTGAAAAATATATTATTCCAGGCGGGAGTGGAGGCTCTTTCAAGAGAAAAGGCTATACCTTTGATGTAGGGGCTTCAATGATTTTTGGATTTGGAGATAAAGGTTATACCAATTTATTAACTCGTGCTTTGAAAGATGTAAATGAAAAATGCGAAACTGTTCCCGATCCTGTTCAACTGGAATATCACTTACCACATAACTTTAATATTTCTGTAGATAAAAATTATGAGCAATTTATAAGCAAATTATCAGCTAGTTTCCCCAAGGAAAAAAAAGGTATCAAGAAATTCTATGATACTTGTGCAAGTGTATTTAAATGTTTAGATTCAATGCCTCTTTTATCAATAGAGGATCCAAGTTATCTTTTTAAAGTTTTCTTTAAATCTCCATTATCCTGTTTAGGGTTAGCTAGATGGTTACCAGCAAATGCTGGAGATGTTGCAAGAAAGTTTATAAAAGATCCTGAACTTTTAAAATTTATCGATATCGAATGTTTTTGTTGGTCTGTAATGCCAGCTCTTAAAACCCCTATGATTAATGCGGGAATGGTATTTACAGATAGGCATACTGGGGGGATAAATTATCCAAAAGGGGGAGTTGGAACTATAGCAGAGAAGTTTGTTTCTGGGATTGAAAAATTAGGAGGAAAAGTTAGATATAAAGCCAATGTGACTGAAATCCTCTTAAAGGATGAGAAAGCGGTAGGAGTTAAGCTCTCAAGTGGGGAAGAGATATATTCAAATATTATTGTATCCAACTCGACTAGATGGGATACCTTTGGATTAAAAGATAATACTAAAGGATTAATTTCTAGCAAAAACGTCCCAAAAAGTGAATATAAGTGGTCAGAAACTTATAAACCCTCACCTTCTTTTGTTTCGATTCACCTTGGAGTAGAAAAAAATCTAATATCCGATAATTTTAATTGTCATCACATAATTGTTGAAAATTGGGATGAATTAGAAAGCGAAAAGGGAGTTATTTTTGTTTCTATACCTACTTTGCTTGACTCGTCTTTGGCTCCAGAAGGTAAACATATCGTACATGCATTTACTCCTTCATCGATGAGTGAATGGGAAGGCCTATCAAGAAAAGAATATTTGCAAAAGAAAGAAAAATATTTTTCTTTCCTTGTTGAAAAAATATCAACTATTCTTCCTAATCTTGAAAAAAATATTGATCACAAAGAAATTGGTACTCCCAAAACTCATAAAAAGTTTCTTGGAAGATATGAAGGTAGTTATGGACCAATTCCCAGTAAAAAGTTGCTTGGACTTTTGCCAATGCCCTTCAACACAACAAAAATTCAAAACCTTTATTGTGTAGGAGATTCATGCTTCCCTGGCCAAGGTCTAAATGCAGTTGCTTTTAGTGGATACGCATGCGCTCACAAAATAGGTGCAAAGTTAAACATAAATAGTTTTAAATTGCCCGATTAA
- the trmFO gene encoding methylenetetrahydrofolate--tRNA-(uracil(54)-C(5))-methyltransferase (FADH(2)-oxidizing) TrmFO, producing MLDKEVIVIGAGLAGSEAAWQVANSGVPVKLVEMRPIKSTPAHHTGEFGELVCSNSFGALSPDRAAGLLQKELRIFKSLIVQTADKFAVPAGGALAVDRSKFSIALTDALSNHPLIEIKRFEQLNLPSKENITILATGPLTADELSYEIQAFTGIDACHFFDAASPIVYGDTIDKEIVFKASRYDKGDPAYLNCPLDKNDYIHFRNALIEGEQANLKDFEKESANFFEACLPIEEIARRGVDTMRYGPLKSIGLWNPKWGDLFDKENRLKKRPHAVVQLRKEDLEGKLLNMVGFQTNLKWSEQKRIFRMIPGLEKVEFVRFGVMHRNTFLESPKLLLPTLQFMKRENLFAAGQITGTEGYAAAVAGGLLAGINASLLAKGKKPVSFPSESMIGSLMNFISNKNQILSNQKKNKFQPMPASFGLVPELTNRIKDKRLRYKAYQERSTEALNDFKNKLDSCFDKDHLLSKIY from the coding sequence TTGTTAGATAAAGAAGTTATAGTTATTGGTGCTGGTCTTGCAGGATCAGAAGCTGCTTGGCAAGTTGCAAATTCTGGTGTACCAGTCAAACTGGTTGAAATGAGACCTATCAAGTCAACTCCAGCTCATCATACGGGTGAATTTGGAGAATTGGTTTGTAGTAATAGTTTTGGAGCTTTAAGTCCTGATAGAGCTGCAGGTCTATTGCAAAAAGAACTTAGAATTTTTAAATCATTGATAGTTCAAACAGCAGACAAATTTGCTGTGCCAGCAGGTGGAGCTTTGGCAGTTGATAGATCTAAATTTAGTATCGCGTTGACTGATGCTTTATCTAATCATCCTTTAATTGAAATTAAGAGATTTGAACAATTGAATCTCCCAAGCAAAGAAAATATAACGATCCTCGCAACTGGTCCATTAACTGCTGATGAATTGTCTTATGAAATTCAAGCTTTTACAGGTATCGATGCTTGTCATTTTTTTGATGCTGCTAGTCCAATTGTATATGGAGATACTATTGATAAAGAGATTGTATTTAAAGCTAGTAGGTACGACAAAGGAGATCCGGCATATCTAAATTGCCCCTTGGATAAAAATGATTACATCCATTTCAGAAATGCACTAATAGAAGGAGAACAAGCTAATTTAAAAGACTTTGAGAAAGAATCAGCTAATTTCTTTGAAGCTTGCTTACCAATTGAAGAAATTGCTAGAAGAGGAGTTGATACAATGAGATACGGACCATTGAAATCTATTGGTTTGTGGAATCCAAAATGGGGAGATTTATTTGATAAGGAAAATAGATTAAAAAAGCGACCTCATGCAGTTGTCCAATTAAGGAAAGAAGATTTAGAAGGGAAATTACTAAATATGGTAGGTTTTCAAACTAACCTCAAATGGTCTGAGCAAAAAAGAATATTTAGGATGATTCCTGGTTTAGAGAAGGTTGAGTTTGTACGCTTTGGAGTAATGCATAGAAATACTTTTTTAGAATCTCCAAAATTACTTTTACCGACATTGCAATTTATGAAAAGGGAAAATCTTTTTGCTGCCGGTCAAATAACGGGGACGGAAGGTTATGCAGCAGCAGTTGCCGGGGGCTTACTTGCAGGAATAAATGCATCCTTATTAGCTAAGGGTAAAAAACCAGTAAGTTTTCCTAGTGAATCAATGATTGGCTCTTTAATGAATTTTATTAGTAATAAAAATCAAATATTGTCTAATCAGAAAAAAAATAAATTCCAACCAATGCCTGCCTCATTTGGTTTAGTTCCAGAACTTACTAATAGAATAAAAGATAAAAGATTAAGGTACAAAGCTTATCAAGAAAGATCTACAGAAGCTTTGAATGACTTTAAAAATAAACTAGATTCTTGTTTTGATAAAGACCACTTACTCAGCAAAATTTACTAA
- a CDS encoding photosystem II protein Y — translation MLRTIVVFAPIIAALAWVIFNIQKPAREQFNRDFLGKD, via the coding sequence ATGCTTAGAACAATCGTAGTTTTTGCACCCATTATTGCCGCTTTAGCTTGGGTTATATTCAATATACAAAAACCAGCAAGAGAACAGTTCAATAGGGACTTTTTGGGCAAGGATTAA
- a CDS encoding high light inducible protein: MTPEAERFNGWAAMLGFVAAVGAYVTTGQIIPGWF; the protein is encoded by the coding sequence ATGACACCTGAAGCAGAACGTTTTAACGGTTGGGCAGCAATGTTAGGTTTCGTTGCAGCAGTTGGCGCGTATGTAACTACTGGACAAATCATTCCTGGCTGGTTTTAA